Proteins from a genomic interval of Papaver somniferum cultivar HN1 chromosome 4, ASM357369v1, whole genome shotgun sequence:
- the LOC113271483 gene encoding uncharacterized protein LOC113271483 codes for MKTKASNFLKQILNVLSTVVKAKSLAIKTKTSAMKTRLLIFSLLKTNRKVLVGNITHKIHALISHLDSKKHDDNNAVDEDKSKAIVLYNPSCTTAELDYYYYNNNEDDDKYPDLTHGLFDLEDDDFVDQAGSVIDLVKNAKEEDGKNFSLEDEIDTVADLFIRRFHRQMKMQKQESFKRRYQELLANEPFN; via the coding sequence ATGAAGACTAAAGCTTCAAATTTCTTGAAACAAATACTCAACGTTTTGAGTACAGTTGTCAAGGCAAAATCATTGGCGATAAAGACGAAAACTAGTGCCATGAAGACAAGACTCTTGATCTTCTCGTTGTTGAAGACAAACAGGAAGGTATTGGTTGGTAATATCACTCATAAGATTCATGCTCTGATTAGCCATCTAGACAGCAAAAAACACGACGACAACAATGCAGTCGACGAAGATAAAAGCAAAGCTATTGTTCTCTACAACCCAAGTTGTACCACAGCCGAGTTAGACTActactactacaacaacaacGAGGATGACGATAAGTACCCGGATCTAACTCACGGTCTGTTTGACCTCGAGGATGACGATTTCGTAGACCAAGCTGGCTCAGTTATAGATTTGGTGAAGAATGCTAAGGAAGAAGATGGCAAGAACTTTAGCCTTGAAGACGAGATTGACACCGTTGCTGACTTGTTCATAAGAAGGTTTCACAGACAGATGAAAATGCAGAAACAAGAGTCATTTAAGCGCAGGTATCAAGAGTTGCTTGCAAATGAACCGTTCAATTAA
- the LOC113271482 gene encoding uncharacterized protein LOC113271482 isoform X1 — protein sequence MAAICCIRVSTQPSPASNLRFQCWGSSKNKRRDTAPYILKIAMSGITEILRIFSPSNPNRTYLQQGLDTAVNNVKIDETSVSGIDDVVSILQSDYENAYFLTGNFSSAIYTEDCIFEDPTIKFSGRDLYSRNLKLLVPFFDSPSLVLQQIEKDMSSELSYVLATWKLRTYLRLPWRPLISIEGSTVYDLNDEFKIFRHCESWNISALEAVGQIFNFSFESSGE from the exons ATGGCGGCAATCTGTTGTATTCGAGTCTCAACCCAACCTTCTCCTGCAAGT AATTTAAGGTTTCAATGCTGGGGTAGttcaaagaacaaaagaagaGATACAGCTCCGTATATTCTAAAGATAGCAATGAGTGGGATTACAGAAATTCTTAGAATTTTCTCTCCAAGCAATCCAAACAGGACTTACTTACAACAAGG ATTGGATACTGCTGTGAATAATGTAAAGATAGATGAAACTTCGGTTTCTGGTATAGATGATGTTGTGTCGATTCTTCAATCAGATTATGAGAACGCTTATTTTCTTACAG GGAATTTTAGTTCAGCAATTTATACTGAAGATTGCATCTTCGAAGACCCAACTATTAAGTTCAGTG GTAGAGATCTCTATTCGCGCAATTTGAAATTGCTTGTGCCGTTTTTCGACTCTCCTTCACTTGTACTACAACAGATTGAGAAG GATATGAGTTCCGAATTAAGTTATGTGCTAGCAACATGGAAATTAAG AACCTACCTGAGACTTCCATGGAGGCCTCTGATTTCTATAGAAGGAAGTACAGTTTATGACTTGAATGATGAGTTCAAA ATCTTTAGACATTGCGAGAGTTGGAATATCTCTGCTCTAGAAGCTGTTGGCCAAATATTCAATTTTAGCTTTGAAAGCAGTGGTGAATGA
- the LOC113271482 gene encoding uncharacterized protein LOC113271482 isoform X2, which translates to MNLRFQCWGSSKNKRRDTAPYILKIAMSGITEILRIFSPSNPNRTYLQQGLDTAVNNVKIDETSVSGIDDVVSILQSDYENAYFLTGNFSSAIYTEDCIFEDPTIKFSGRDLYSRNLKLLVPFFDSPSLVLQQIEKDMSSELSYVLATWKLRTYLRLPWRPLISIEGSTVYDLNDEFKIFRHCESWNISALEAVGQIFNFSFESSGE; encoded by the exons ATG AATTTAAGGTTTCAATGCTGGGGTAGttcaaagaacaaaagaagaGATACAGCTCCGTATATTCTAAAGATAGCAATGAGTGGGATTACAGAAATTCTTAGAATTTTCTCTCCAAGCAATCCAAACAGGACTTACTTACAACAAGG ATTGGATACTGCTGTGAATAATGTAAAGATAGATGAAACTTCGGTTTCTGGTATAGATGATGTTGTGTCGATTCTTCAATCAGATTATGAGAACGCTTATTTTCTTACAG GGAATTTTAGTTCAGCAATTTATACTGAAGATTGCATCTTCGAAGACCCAACTATTAAGTTCAGTG GTAGAGATCTCTATTCGCGCAATTTGAAATTGCTTGTGCCGTTTTTCGACTCTCCTTCACTTGTACTACAACAGATTGAGAAG GATATGAGTTCCGAATTAAGTTATGTGCTAGCAACATGGAAATTAAG AACCTACCTGAGACTTCCATGGAGGCCTCTGATTTCTATAGAAGGAAGTACAGTTTATGACTTGAATGATGAGTTCAAA ATCTTTAGACATTGCGAGAGTTGGAATATCTCTGCTCTAGAAGCTGTTGGCCAAATATTCAATTTTAGCTTTGAAAGCAGTGGTGAATGA